A genomic segment from Agrobacterium vitis encodes:
- a CDS encoding putative bifunctional diguanylate cyclase/phosphodiesterase, with the protein MASIFQNKPIKDAAILLSVGAAIWTIAIRFDLHEHLDAFLHRNEALQLDELFNAVAITGLLSLIFAARRIGELKAEIRLRNAAEDNMDWLAHHDPLTGLPNRRALSDRQAEMEAVQDGRHWVIYSIDLDGFKKVNDLVGHQGGDLLLREVAQRLTHALPNADVYRMGGDEFLLVSPRSANMDYRHAGQHIVRLLCNAYDIGGMTSEIGASVGFALFPEDSDDFKDATHCADVAMYVAKKAGQNSVYGFERIMEDRVMRRAETEMALKRAIRDNLIVPYYQPLIDLKSGELRGFEALARWKTGPNHYVPPSDFIELAETAGLIVELSDSLFRQACLDALQWPDTVRLAFNISPTQFIDRQLSLRIMSILMETGFPPSRLEIEITETALVHDIELASQILADLRQSGIRIALDDFGTGYSSLSQLSKFTFDKIKIDRSFVMSYDVDKKQEDIMRAILGLGQGLGIATTAEGIEDENQLAFLKSIGCDFGQGFLFSKALPAEEALSLTTKDATIKPDAATVAR; encoded by the coding sequence ATGGCATCCATATTTCAGAACAAGCCTATAAAAGACGCTGCTATTTTGCTGAGTGTCGGGGCTGCGATATGGACGATTGCCATCCGTTTCGACCTCCATGAACATCTCGACGCCTTCCTGCATCGCAACGAAGCCTTACAGCTCGATGAACTCTTCAATGCCGTCGCTATCACCGGCCTGCTCAGCCTTATCTTCGCGGCCAGACGGATCGGCGAACTGAAAGCCGAGATCCGGTTGAGAAATGCCGCCGAAGACAATATGGACTGGCTGGCCCATCACGACCCCCTGACAGGCCTTCCCAATCGCCGGGCGCTGTCCGATCGGCAGGCGGAGATGGAAGCCGTGCAGGATGGACGCCATTGGGTGATCTATTCCATAGATCTCGACGGGTTCAAGAAGGTCAACGACCTCGTAGGCCACCAGGGCGGCGACCTGCTTTTGCGCGAAGTGGCGCAGCGCTTGACGCATGCCTTGCCCAATGCCGATGTCTACCGGATGGGCGGTGACGAATTCCTGCTGGTCAGCCCTCGCTCGGCGAATATGGATTATCGCCATGCCGGCCAGCATATTGTCAGGCTTCTGTGCAATGCTTACGATATTGGCGGCATGACCAGCGAAATCGGCGCCAGTGTCGGTTTTGCGCTGTTTCCGGAAGACAGCGACGATTTCAAGGATGCCACGCACTGTGCCGATGTGGCGATGTATGTCGCCAAGAAAGCCGGGCAGAACAGCGTCTATGGCTTCGAGCGGATCATGGAAGACCGGGTCATGCGGCGGGCCGAAACCGAAATGGCGCTGAAGCGTGCGATCCGCGACAATCTGATTGTTCCCTACTACCAGCCATTGATTGACCTCAAGTCCGGTGAATTGCGTGGATTCGAGGCTTTGGCGCGGTGGAAGACCGGCCCCAACCACTATGTCCCCCCCAGCGACTTCATCGAATTGGCGGAAACCGCCGGGCTGATCGTTGAGCTGTCGGATAGTCTGTTTCGCCAGGCCTGTCTTGACGCGCTGCAATGGCCCGACACGGTGCGGCTGGCCTTCAACATCTCGCCAACGCAATTCATTGACCGGCAGTTGAGCCTGCGGATCATGTCGATCCTGATGGAGACAGGATTTCCGCCCAGCCGGCTGGAAATCGAGATCACCGAGACAGCGCTGGTGCATGATATCGAACTGGCATCCCAGATCCTGGCCGACCTCCGACAGAGCGGCATCCGCATTGCCTTGGACGATTTTGGCACCGGCTATTCCAGCCTGTCGCAATTGTCGAAATTCACCTTCGACAAGATCAAGATCGACCGGAGTTTCGTCATGAGCTACGACGTCGATAAAAAACAGGAAGACATCATGCGCGCCATTCTTGGCCTTGGGCAGGGCCTTGGCATTGCCACCACTGCCGAGGGCATCGAGGACGAAAATCAGCTGGCCTTTCTGAAAAGCATTGGCTGCGATTTCGGTCAGGGCTTCTTATTCAGCAAGGCGTTACCGGCAGAAGAAGCGCTGTCGTTAACGACGAAGGATGCCACAATAAAACCAGATGCAGCAACTGTGGCGCGCTAA